A region of Anguilla rostrata isolate EN2019 chromosome 10, ASM1855537v3, whole genome shotgun sequence DNA encodes the following proteins:
- the LOC135233208 gene encoding arrestin domain-containing protein 3-like, translating to MVHKMFEKPFKSFAIIYEDERKTFSSGEFIKGQIRLELCEGIKLCAIMLALKGEAKVSWFKGYGENKRTYSAREEYFNIKEVLLGEDNNGVGEGNVVLQEGMHEYPFRVQLPQGNFPSSCKGFHGSVVYCLEVQIHRPWRMPKFQSEFNFVSKVEVNHPQLLVPQSASSNKELCCLCCASGPISIGVQLEKKSFAPGEMINITAEFENFSSRTLAPSAALAQTQTFYTCPKKSEKRENIYLALVEGKPLPPHSRDGWENQMLQIPADTPLTLSNCQIMELEYSLVVRVAIPWGVDLKAKVPLVIGSAPSCRPLA from the exons ATGGTAcacaaaatgtttgaaaaaccatttaaatcCTTTGCCATAATTTACGAAGACGAGAGAAAAACTTTCTCCAGCGGTGAATTCATAAAGGGGCAAATACGTTTGGAATTATGTGAAGGAATTAAGTTATGCGCAATAATGCTTGCTTTAAAGGGTGAAGCTAAAGTTTCGTGGTTCAAAGGTTACGGTGAGAATAAAAGAACTTACAGTGCAAGAGAAGAATACTTCAATATTAAGGAGGTACTTCTGGGAGAAGATAATAACG GTGTTGGCGAAGGAAACGTAGTCCTTCAAGAAGGAATGCATGAGTACCCTTTCAGAGTCCAGCTGCCACAAGG AAATTTTCCATCATCATGTAAAGGGTTTCATGGGAGCGTGGTGTACTGTTTGGAAGTGCAGATACACAGACCATGGAGAATGCCTAAGTTCCAGtcagaatttaattttgtcaGCAAAGTAGAAGTGAACCACCCACAACTGCTA GTGCCACAGTCAGCTTCCAGTAACAAGGAGCTGTGTTGCCTCTGCTGCGCCTCAGGGCCCATATCCATAGGCGTTCAACTGGAGAAGAAGAGTTTTGCTCCAG GAGAGATGATTAATATCACCGCGGAGTTTGAGAATTTCTCTTCCCGTACACTTGCTCCGAGTGCAGCACTCGCTCAGACACAGACCTTTTACACTTGCCCTAAAAAGTCTGAGAAACGCGAAAATATATATCTCGCACTCGTCGAAGGGAAGCCTCTTCCGCCTCATTCTCGTGACGGATGGGAGAATCAGATGCTGCAGATACCTGCCGACACGCCCCTCACGCTCTCCAACTGCCAGATTATGGAGCTGGAGTACTCTTTGGTG GTGCGTGTGGCCATTCCATGGGGAGTCGATCTCAAAGCCAAAGTCCCTCTGGTAATCGGCTCTGCTCCCTCCTGTCGTCCTCTTGCTTAG